The sequence GCCGGGCGCCACCATGAAGATCATGATCATGGCCAAGGGCGGCGGCTGTGAGAACCGCTCGAAGTACAAGATGCTCACCCCCGCCGAGGGCGTGGAGGGCGTCAAGGAATGGATCCTCGAGTGCATCCGGACGGCGGGCCCCGACGCGTGCCCGCCCCTCATCGCCGGCGTCGGCGTGGGCGGCACCTTCGAGAAGGCGGCCCTGCTCTCGAAGCGGGCGCTCTTTCGTGAGCTCGGCACGCCCAACCCGGACGCGGCTATGGATGCGCTCGAGCAGGAAGTTCTCGGCCGCGCCAATCGGCTCGGCATCGGCCCCCAGGGCTACGGCGGGGACACCACGGCATTCGGCATCCACATCCTGACCTATCCCTGCCACATCACGAGCCTGCCCGTGGCCGTCACCATCGAGTGCCACGCCCACAGGCACAAAGAAGTAACTTTGTGATCACCACGGCGGCGGACGGGGTCAAGGAGGTCACGCCGCCCCTGAGCGACGTCGACGTGGAATCGCTCAAGGCGGGAGACCGCGTCCGCATCACGGGTGTGATCTTCACGGCCCGTGACGCCGCCCATGGCCGGCTGCTGCCGCTGATCGAGGCGGGAAGGCCGCTGCCCTTCGACGTGCGCGGGCAAATCATCTACTACACCGGCCCCTCGCCGGCGCGGCCCGGCGAGGTGGTCGGGTCGATCGGACCCACCACGGGCGGGCGCATGGACAAGTTCACGCCTGCCCTGCTGGAACTCGGCCTCAAGGGGACCATGGGGAAAGGCGCGCGCTCGCAACCGGTGAAAGACGCGTTCATGAAGTTCAAGGGCGTCTACTTCGGCGCGATCGGGGGCGCGGGCGCCGTGCTCTCCCGCTTCGTCAGGAAGGTCGACATCGTCGCGTACGAGGACCTCGGGACGGAGGCCATCCGGCGCATCGAGGTCGAGAGTTTTCCGGCCATCGTGATCAACGACTGCCATGGTGGCGACCTCTACCAGGAAGGAATGACGCAATATGCCCGGTAACGACGCGCATCAACACGACGTGCTGGTGATCGGCGGGGGCGGGGCCGGGCTCCGGGCGGCCATCGCCGCAGCGGAAGAGTCCGGGCGGCTCTCCATCGCCGTCCTCTCGAAGGTGTATCCGATGCGCAGTCACACCGTGTCCGCCGAGGGCGGAACGGCGGCGGTCATGCGCGAGAACGACAGCCTCGACACGCACGCGAAGGACACGATCTTCGGCAGCGATTTTCTGGCCGACCAGGACGTCGTGGAGGCCTTCGTGAAGGAAGCCCCGGGCGAGGTCATCCAGCTCGAGCACTGGGGCTGTCCGTGGAGCCGGGATCCCGACGGCCGCGTCAGCGTCCGCCCCTTCGGCGGCATGACGGTGAACCGGACCCTCTACGCCGCCGACAAGACCGGGTTTCACATGCTCCACGCGCTCTTCCAGACCTCGCTGAAGTACGATCAGATCGTCCGCTACGACGAGTGGTTCGCCACCTCGCTGCTCGTGGAGGACCGCCGGGTGTGCGGGGTGGCCGCGGTCAACGTGCAGGACGGCACGGTGGGCGCCATCACGGCCAAGGCGGTCATCCTCTGCACGGGCGGCGGCGGCCGCGTCTTTCCGTTCACCACCAATGCCGCCATCAAGACGGGCGACGGCATGGCCCTGGCCTACCGCGCCGGCGCCCCCCTCAAGGACATGGAGTTCGTGCAGTACCACCCCACGGGGCTGCCGGGCACCGGCATCCTCATCACCGAAGCGGCGCGGGGGGAGGGCGGACACCTCAAGAACAAGGACGGCTACCGCTACCTCCAGGACTACGGCCTCGGGCCGGCGACGGACAAGCCCGTGCACCGCAAGATGGAGCTGGGTCCTCGCGACATCCTCTCCCGCTGCCACATGCAGGAGTACC comes from Candidatus Methylomirabilota bacterium and encodes:
- a CDS encoding fumarate hydratase, with protein sequence MREIHTSAIADAVKKLCIEANHGLEPDMLRAFDRALGTERSPAGRHVLQILKENAELAWTKKIPYCQDTGFVICFIELGQDVHVTGGSLSDAINEGVRQGYTEGYLRASIVRSPFDRVNTGDNTPAVIHMDVVPGATMKIMIMAKGGGCENRSKYKMLTPAEGVEGVKEWILECIRTAGPDACPPLIAGVGVGGTFEKAALLSKRALFRELGTPNPDAAMDALEQEVLGRANRLGIGPQGYGGDTTAFGIHILTYPCHITSLPVAVTIECHAHRHKEVTL
- a CDS encoding FumA C-terminus/TtdB family hydratase beta subunit codes for the protein MITTAADGVKEVTPPLSDVDVESLKAGDRVRITGVIFTARDAAHGRLLPLIEAGRPLPFDVRGQIIYYTGPSPARPGEVVGSIGPTTGGRMDKFTPALLELGLKGTMGKGARSQPVKDAFMKFKGVYFGAIGGAGAVLSRFVRKVDIVAYEDLGTEAIRRIEVESFPAIVINDCHGGDLYQEGMTQYAR
- a CDS encoding FAD-binding protein; this translates as MPGNDAHQHDVLVIGGGGAGLRAAIAAAEESGRLSIAVLSKVYPMRSHTVSAEGGTAAVMRENDSLDTHAKDTIFGSDFLADQDVVEAFVKEAPGEVIQLEHWGCPWSRDPDGRVSVRPFGGMTVNRTLYAADKTGFHMLHALFQTSLKYDQIVRYDEWFATSLLVEDRRVCGVAAVNVQDGTVGAITAKAVILCTGGGGRVFPFTTNAAIKTGDGMALAYRAGAPLKDMEFVQYHPTGLPGTGILITEAARGEGGHLKNKDGYRYLQDYGLGPATDKPVHRKMELGPRDILSRCHMQEYQKGRTFEGPYGHYVHLDLRHLGEKLIDKNLPFVRELAKNYVGIDPVYEPIPVRPVVHYMMGGISTDINAKTPLEGLYAAGEAACVSINGANRLGSNSLTELLVFG